In Flavivirga abyssicola, the following are encoded in one genomic region:
- a CDS encoding DUF2490 domain-containing protein produces the protein MKNNIMKIKVSMVALIMALMSPLLMQSQDSDFGNWLIYIGNKKLNPKWNIHNEIQYRNYDAIGDLEQLLLRTGLGYTFNESKNNVLLGYGYILSENYIGNSDDKVSVNEHRIFQQFTSKQNIGRVKLNHRYRFEQRFVEDDFKLRFRYFLALNIPFCNRENQNSKYYFSAYNEIFLNTKTAIFDRNRVYAGIGYNINKSIRLEAGYMNQFFETSSRDQFNIITFVTF, from the coding sequence ATGAAAAATAATATTATGAAAATAAAAGTAAGTATGGTAGCATTAATCATGGCATTAATGTCTCCCTTACTTATGCAAAGTCAAGATAGTGATTTTGGAAATTGGCTAATATACATAGGTAATAAAAAACTTAACCCGAAGTGGAATATCCATAACGAGATTCAATACAGAAACTATGATGCTATTGGAGACCTTGAACAACTGCTTTTAAGAACAGGTTTGGGGTATACCTTTAATGAAAGCAAGAATAACGTATTATTAGGTTATGGTTATATCCTTTCGGAAAACTACATAGGAAATTCGGATGATAAAGTGTCTGTTAATGAACACAGAATTTTTCAGCAGTTTACATCAAAACAAAATATAGGACGTGTAAAATTAAATCATCGATATAGATTTGAACAACGTTTTGTTGAAGATGATTTTAAATTACGATTTCGTTATTTTTTAGCGTTAAATATCCCTTTTTGTAACAGGGAAAATCAAAATAGTAAATATTATTTTTCTGCATACAATGAAATATTTTTAAATACTAAAACTGCTATTTTTGATAGAAATAGGGTATATGCAGGTATTGGTTATAATATCAATAAAAGTATAAGACTTGAAGCGGGCTACATGAATCAATTTTTCGAAACCAGTAGCAGAGATCAATTCAATATTATCACTTTCGTTACATTTTAA
- a CDS encoding SulP family inorganic anion transporter: MKNLFSNIKGDAFGGITAGIVALPLALAFGVSSGLGPTAGLYGAIFISFFAALFGGTNTQISGPTAPMTAVSMLVIAGIIATNDGDVNKALPVILTVFLLTGLMQVGLGILGLGKYIRYIPYPVVSGFMTAIGVIILLTQILPSIGYYPKEDMEFVNTFKAQAENVILRNIIEEEKSEGILVLENFKETISRSEAISQDDILRESQTLAKNESKKAFGIIKILPRALQNINWLELILALGTIFIIYGFKRITKAVPSTLVALIVMSGIAFGFGLNYRPIEEIPSGLPLPNLEIFTSFKLSSVTPYVFTALTLALLGAIDSLLTSVVADNMTKTKHKPNKELVGQGIGNSIAAIFGGIPGAGATIRTVVNITSGGKTKLSGMIAGVLLLIILLALGPVASKIPAAVLAGILITVGIGVMDYKGLKAIPSLPRDIKLGPLKLSSEVLIMLVVLLLSTFWDLIYAVGIGLVIASLMFMKKIGDLTAERSDVKPLKEEAWADEAGFPENLKEEVFIKHLKGPLFFGSTSDFQQLTAQIPDTAKTVVIRLGRMQYMDQSGLYAMEDMLQELNKKNIEVIFVDLLKQPKYMMERIDIIPDLIPREHIFEDFEHCMEWIKTNVKDTHTI, encoded by the coding sequence ATGAAAAATCTTTTTTCAAATATAAAAGGAGATGCTTTTGGTGGTATTACTGCTGGGATAGTCGCATTACCCTTAGCGCTTGCTTTTGGAGTGTCTTCTGGGTTAGGTCCTACAGCAGGATTATATGGGGCTATTTTTATTAGTTTTTTTGCTGCTCTTTTTGGAGGAACTAATACACAGATTTCTGGGCCAACAGCACCAATGACGGCAGTTAGTATGCTTGTTATAGCAGGTATCATTGCAACTAACGATGGCGATGTTAATAAGGCACTCCCAGTAATTCTTACTGTATTTTTGTTAACAGGATTAATGCAAGTCGGGTTAGGTATTTTAGGTTTAGGAAAGTATATAAGGTACATTCCTTATCCTGTAGTTTCAGGTTTTATGACGGCCATAGGCGTTATTATATTACTAACTCAAATTTTACCTTCTATAGGGTATTACCCAAAAGAAGATATGGAATTTGTAAACACATTTAAGGCACAAGCAGAAAATGTTATTCTTAGGAATATTATCGAAGAAGAAAAAAGCGAAGGTATTTTAGTATTGGAAAATTTTAAAGAAACGATATCCAGATCCGAAGCCATTTCGCAAGACGATATTTTAAGAGAATCTCAAACATTAGCTAAAAATGAAAGTAAAAAAGCTTTCGGAATCATAAAGATTCTTCCAAGAGCATTACAAAACATTAATTGGTTGGAATTAATATTAGCCTTAGGGACTATTTTTATTATTTATGGTTTTAAACGTATTACCAAAGCAGTACCAAGTACATTAGTTGCTTTAATAGTTATGTCTGGAATTGCATTTGGTTTTGGGTTAAACTACAGACCTATTGAAGAAATTCCGAGCGGATTACCTCTTCCGAATTTAGAAATTTTCACAAGTTTTAAGCTAAGTAGTGTAACTCCATATGTTTTTACTGCATTAACATTGGCTTTATTAGGAGCGATAGATTCACTGCTAACGAGTGTTGTTGCCGATAATATGACAAAAACGAAACATAAACCAAATAAGGAACTGGTAGGTCAAGGTATAGGTAATAGTATTGCTGCAATCTTTGGAGGTATTCCAGGAGCAGGAGCAACGATTAGAACCGTAGTAAATATTACCTCTGGTGGTAAAACAAAATTATCAGGGATGATTGCTGGCGTTTTATTATTAATAATATTACTAGCCTTAGGACCGGTAGCATCAAAAATTCCTGCGGCAGTCCTAGCAGGTATTTTAATAACAGTTGGTATCGGTGTTATGGATTACAAAGGTTTAAAGGCCATTCCAAGTTTGCCAAGAGATATAAAATTGGGGCCATTAAAACTAAGTTCAGAAGTATTGATAATGCTTGTTGTCCTGTTACTTTCTACTTTTTGGGATTTAATTTATGCTGTTGGTATTGGACTTGTAATAGCGTCTTTAATGTTTATGAAGAAAATTGGGGATTTAACCGCAGAACGTTCAGATGTAAAACCACTTAAAGAAGAAGCTTGGGCAGATGAAGCTGGTTTTCCTGAAAATTTAAAAGAAGAAGTATTTATAAAGCATCTTAAAGGACCTTTGTTCTTTGGATCAACAAGCGATTTCCAGCAATTAACAGCACAAATTCCTGATACTGCTAAAACTGTTGTTATAAGGTTAGGGCGTATGCAATATATGGATCAATCTGGCTTATATGCGATGGAAGATATGCTTCAGGAATTAAACAAAAAGAATATAGAGGTTATATTTGTTGACTTATTGAAGCAGCCTAAGTATATGATGGAACGAATTGATATTATTCCAGATTTAATTCCAAGAGAACATATATTTGAAGACTTTGAACACTGTATGGAATGGATTAAAACAAATGTAAAAGACACACATACAATTTAA
- a CDS encoding HmuY family protein, translating into MKTINFLTLVTLFLAFSSCSSDDDSKPLLNIESETISNLYAPQSGGQGQPVSGLFTKFDFTSGKTTTHETDWDIAFRGTSIIVNGGTSLGTTDEPTRTGDAAVYIANGTMASITNVDTALFVQDSGTGYAITSGSGNGWYTYAGPPTHLITPIPGKVLVFKTREGTYAKVEILSYYENAPTNPDAFTDGTPYYTFNYVYQPNKDITTF; encoded by the coding sequence ATGAAAACAATCAATTTTTTAACACTTGTAACCTTATTTTTAGCTTTCTCTTCTTGTAGTAGTGATGATGATTCTAAACCTTTATTAAATATAGAGTCTGAAACCATTTCAAATTTATATGCACCACAGTCCGGAGGACAAGGACAACCGGTATCTGGACTTTTTACAAAGTTTGATTTTACATCAGGTAAAACTACAACACATGAAACTGATTGGGATATTGCTTTTAGGGGTACTTCAATTATTGTTAATGGTGGAACTTCTTTAGGGACTACAGATGAACCAACTAGAACAGGTGATGCTGCTGTTTATATTGCTAACGGAACTATGGCTTCTATTACAAATGTTGATACGGCATTATTTGTTCAAGACTCTGGTACGGGCTATGCCATTACTTCTGGTAGTGGAAATGGATGGTATACTTATGCTGGACCTCCAACACATTTAATTACCCCTATTCCTGGGAAAGTATTGGTGTTTAAAACGAGAGAGGGTACTTATGCCAAGGTAGAAATCTTAAGCTATTATGAAAATGCTCCCACCAACCCCGATGCCTTTACTGATGGAACACCTTATTATACATTTAATTATGTGTATCAACCAAATAAAGATATTACAACATTTTAA
- a CDS encoding TonB-dependent receptor plug domain-containing protein yields MILNKKYFCIYFLLFLGSTSFSQESKAVTKDSTKTEYLDDVIITATRTIRQLSSLPLPAQIVSKEDIKQSNSIRLNDILNEQTGLITVPDFGGGEGIQLQGLDSQYTLILIDGVPLIGRSAGTLNLNRITVGNIKQIEIVKGASSSLYGSEALGGVINIITETIKKGFNGNVNYRLGSFGSHDLSSTIHYKKQKLGVSAFFNRYSSDGYDLIDGDHLNTVDPFSNYTFNSKITYDFSEATNLFISGKYYNQNQDYIASTVLKGESDINEWNSHLKLSHVYDKKWRSYFEFYATRYIAKDYLDNEDGTRFSNSYYNQLLIRPEIRATYNPNDKEAFIGGAGFNHETLNRTYFSLKPVFNSPYFYLQYDSTPIEKLNIILGARFDNHNKYKSQFSPKAAIRYGLNDKLSIKGAIGYGFKAPDFRQLYFDFTNTTVGYTVLGYNAVTTAIPALESQGQLANIIIPASDFEDTLNPENSISINIGIDYSLSPKLKFGLNFFRNNINDLIDLRVIANKTNGQNVFSYYNINKVYTQGLELNSTWNPTDQLKISGGYQLLFAKDTDAEEAFENGSVFARERPSAPSFQLKKSDYFGLYNRSRHMANLKVFYKIPNWNLDTNIRGTYRSKYGLLDTNGNTYLDTYDEFVNGYSIIDFAVNKTFYKSYGLSFGIDNLFGFTDTQNISNIAGRIIYGKLNIKF; encoded by the coding sequence ATGATTCTAAATAAAAAATATTTTTGCATTTATTTTTTGCTTTTTTTAGGGAGCACTTCATTTTCTCAAGAATCTAAAGCGGTTACAAAGGATTCTACAAAAACAGAATATTTAGATGATGTTATAATTACAGCCACACGAACCATAAGACAGTTATCTTCTTTACCTCTTCCAGCTCAAATTGTTTCTAAAGAGGACATAAAACAATCTAATTCTATTCGTTTAAATGATATCCTGAATGAGCAAACAGGTCTTATTACTGTTCCTGATTTTGGAGGTGGTGAAGGTATTCAACTTCAAGGCTTAGATTCTCAATACACTTTAATTCTTATAGATGGTGTTCCTCTTATTGGGCGCTCTGCTGGTACTTTAAACCTTAACAGGATTACGGTTGGCAACATAAAACAAATTGAAATTGTTAAAGGTGCCTCTTCAAGTCTTTACGGAAGTGAAGCTTTAGGAGGTGTTATAAATATTATAACCGAAACTATTAAAAAGGGCTTTAATGGAAATGTGAATTATAGATTAGGCTCCTTTGGTAGTCATGATTTAAGTTCGACAATACATTATAAAAAACAAAAATTAGGGGTTAGTGCTTTTTTTAATAGATATAGCAGTGATGGTTATGATTTAATTGATGGTGACCACCTAAATACGGTTGACCCATTTAGCAATTACACATTCAACTCAAAAATTACTTATGACTTTTCTGAGGCTACCAATCTTTTTATTTCGGGCAAGTATTATAATCAAAATCAAGATTATATAGCGTCTACTGTTTTAAAAGGAGAGAGTGATATAAACGAATGGAACTCCCATTTAAAATTAAGTCATGTTTATGATAAAAAATGGCGTAGTTATTTTGAGTTTTATGCTACTCGATATATTGCGAAAGATTATTTAGATAACGAAGATGGTACTCGATTTAGTAATAGCTACTACAATCAATTATTAATTCGCCCAGAAATTAGAGCAACATATAATCCGAATGATAAAGAGGCTTTTATAGGAGGAGCTGGGTTTAATCATGAAACATTAAATAGAACATATTTTTCCTTAAAACCTGTATTTAATTCTCCTTATTTCTATCTTCAATATGATAGTACACCTATTGAAAAGCTCAATATTATTTTAGGAGCTCGTTTTGACAACCATAACAAATATAAATCTCAATTTAGTCCAAAGGCTGCCATCCGCTATGGATTAAATGATAAACTATCAATAAAAGGTGCTATTGGTTATGGGTTTAAAGCTCCCGATTTTAGGCAATTATATTTCGATTTTACAAATACAACCGTTGGCTATACTGTTTTAGGATATAATGCCGTTACAACTGCTATACCCGCATTAGAATCTCAAGGGCAATTAGCTAATATTATTATACCTGCTTCTGATTTTGAAGATACTTTAAATCCTGAAAACTCTATTAGCATTAACATTGGAATTGACTATAGTTTATCTCCTAAATTAAAATTTGGTTTAAACTTTTTCAGAAATAACATTAATGATCTTATTGATCTAAGAGTAATAGCAAATAAAACTAATGGTCAAAATGTATTCAGTTATTACAATATCAATAAAGTATATACGCAAGGTTTAGAGTTAAATTCTACATGGAATCCTACAGATCAACTTAAAATTTCAGGTGGTTATCAACTTTTGTTCGCTAAGGATACAGATGCTGAGGAAGCTTTTGAAAACGGAAGCGTGTTTGCCAGAGAGCGTCCAAGTGCTCCTTCTTTTCAGCTCAAAAAAAGCGATTATTTCGGGTTGTATAACAGATCCCGACATATGGCTAATTTAAAAGTCTTTTATAAAATTCCTAATTGGAATCTAGACACCAATATTAGAGGAACGTATCGAAGTAAATATGGTTTATTAGATACTAATGGAAACACCTATTTAGACACCTATGATGAGTTTGTCAATGGGTATTCTATTATCGATTTTGCTGTAAATAAAACCTTTTACAAAAGTTATGGCTTGAGTTTCGGAATTGACAACCTATTCGGCTTCACAGACACACAAAACATCAGCAATATTGCTGGTCGCATTATATATGGAAAACTTAACATTAAATTTTAA
- a CDS encoding DUF6607 family protein: MKQLTLLSLLILTFSSVGNTQEKKIKDQKAIKDMCGCFQVTFNFAETFQYSKDSLYKPSETKTDTALEWAELVEDDENKISIQHVLQVGKPAKPHIVKHWRQDWIYENVDFYMYNGDSSWVFQNKQKDNVKGQWTQKVYQVDDSPRYEGSATWVHVDGKSFWESVTPAPLPRREYTKRSDYNITMRGNRHEITKDGWVHDQDNDKVLREVGRPDVVLAKEKGYNTYVRVDDSKCKAASDWWKKEHQKWALVRHKWDDVYIRNQNLTLEKKVDNKALYKYLFADDMTEETEINNVIESFVKK, translated from the coding sequence ATGAAACAATTAACACTATTATCATTATTGATTTTAACATTTTCATCAGTTGGAAACACACAAGAGAAAAAAATTAAAGACCAAAAAGCTATAAAAGATATGTGTGGTTGCTTTCAGGTCACTTTCAATTTTGCAGAAACATTTCAGTATAGCAAAGATTCACTTTATAAGCCATCAGAAACAAAAACTGATACGGCTTTAGAATGGGCAGAGTTGGTTGAAGATGACGAAAATAAAATTTCCATTCAACATGTATTACAAGTTGGTAAACCTGCCAAACCCCATATAGTAAAACATTGGAGACAGGATTGGATTTACGAAAATGTAGATTTCTATATGTACAATGGTGATAGCTCCTGGGTTTTTCAAAACAAACAAAAGGATAACGTAAAAGGACAATGGACACAAAAAGTATATCAAGTAGATGATAGTCCACGTTACGAAGGCTCTGCCACATGGGTACATGTAGACGGTAAGAGTTTTTGGGAAAGTGTAACGCCTGCCCCATTACCAAGACGAGAATATACCAAAAGAAGTGATTATAACATAACAATGAGAGGCAACAGACATGAAATAACCAAAGATGGATGGGTGCATGATCAGGATAATGATAAAGTACTTCGGGAAGTAGGAAGACCAGATGTTGTACTCGCTAAAGAGAAAGGATATAACACCTATGTTAGAGTAGACGATAGTAAATGTAAAGCAGCTTCAGATTGGTGGAAAAAAGAACATCAAAAATGGGCTTTAGTAAGACATAAATGGGATGATGTTTACATAAGGAATCAGAATTTAACACTTGAAAAAAAGGTTGATAACAAAGCATTATACAAATATTTATTTGCAGATGACATGACCGAAGAAACCGAAATTAATAACGTTATAGAATCTTTTGTAAAAAAATAA
- a CDS encoding DUF2271 domain-containing protein, with protein sequence MKRNKTIKIISLLMLFMLLGFKSKVETTTYKCMIQMTNYSGEGAYVIISLLNPEGEYDKTLYVQGDDDEWYSEITAWWKFHGKRRADIDAITGATISGGGRMISVIEIENSKIDTGYKIRFETVVENQEYYKDDVEFELTSETIKNKIKGKGFIRYVRMMAQ encoded by the coding sequence ATGAAGCGTAACAAAACAATTAAAATAATATCACTTCTTATGCTTTTTATGCTATTGGGATTTAAAAGTAAAGTAGAAACCACAACATATAAGTGTATGATCCAAATGACAAATTACTCTGGAGAAGGGGCTTATGTTATTATTTCATTATTAAATCCAGAAGGTGAATATGATAAAACATTATACGTTCAGGGAGATGATGATGAATGGTATTCTGAAATAACAGCCTGGTGGAAATTTCACGGGAAAAGACGTGCAGATATTGATGCCATAACAGGAGCAACAATAAGTGGTGGCGGGCGTATGATAAGTGTTATCGAGATTGAAAACAGCAAAATAGATACGGGTTATAAAATACGTTTTGAAACCGTTGTGGAAAATCAGGAATATTATAAAGATGATGTAGAATTTGAGCTTACATCCGAAACCATAAAAAATAAAATAAAAGGAAAAGGCTTTATACGTTACGTTCGTATGATGGCACAATAA
- a CDS encoding PepSY domain-containing protein, which produces MTISIWRYSHLTLAISSSIFIVLAALTGIVLAFEPISNQLKPYAVKHADALSLSKTVENLRVEYDEIIHIEKDKNNFVIASVITKEGKNETFYINPFTAKKIGDIIEKAPVFKFATNLHRSLFLKSTGRILVGFMSFLLFLMAVTGVLLIIKRQGGVKHFFSKIIKDNFNQYYHIIIGRYVLIPIIIVTLSGVYLSLEKFSLLPSEKKSHDLNEELLVGTPKIKIEDFSLFKTLTLNDIQRVEFPFSDAIEDYFVLKLNDKELLVNQYNGTIISEKKQNLVALASSWSVLLHTGQGSIMWSVILLLTCIAILFFMFSGFTMTLNRRKNSIKIKNKFSKDTAEYIILVGSETGSTYGFAKALYKALIAEGKSVFVSELNTYSSYKKAKHLVVFTSTYGDGESPTNAKNFEKLVGHVYQNNTLKYSVVGFGSLAYKGFCKYAIVVDSLLQLHQKFIPNLSLHKINNQSFEAFKNWASSWSKGKGLNLKIEKPVNTPRPKNSKLFKVVSRSMVNSDNSFVLELKPAQKLKFNSGDLLKVYPKNEQRERLYSIGKINENIVLSIKKHEFGVCSGYFSKLKKNDMVLADIKQNKDFNFPVNAKEVVMISNGTGIAPFLGMINNQDSNSVKSHLFWGGRTKDSYQIYSELIDKAFYSKKLSGLYISFSKEESQKKYVQNSIVEKSDLISRVLKNDGVIMICGSIAMQNDVLETLESISESKLNRPLNLNQIKTDCY; this is translated from the coding sequence ATGACCATTTCTATATGGAGATATAGTCATCTTACTTTGGCTATATCTTCTTCTATATTCATAGTATTAGCAGCCTTGACAGGTATAGTTTTAGCGTTTGAACCTATTTCAAATCAGCTAAAACCTTATGCTGTAAAGCATGCTGATGCCCTTTCGCTTTCTAAAACCGTAGAAAACCTACGAGTCGAGTATGATGAGATAATACATATAGAAAAGGATAAAAACAATTTTGTAATAGCTTCGGTTATTACAAAAGAAGGCAAAAATGAAACCTTTTATATAAACCCATTCACTGCTAAAAAAATAGGCGATATTATTGAAAAAGCACCAGTTTTTAAATTTGCTACCAATTTACATAGGTCATTGTTTTTAAAGTCTACAGGAAGAATTCTTGTGGGTTTTATGTCTTTTTTACTCTTTTTAATGGCCGTTACTGGTGTGCTTCTAATTATTAAGCGTCAAGGCGGTGTAAAACATTTCTTTTCAAAAATAATTAAAGACAATTTTAATCAGTATTATCATATCATTATTGGAAGGTATGTTTTAATACCTATCATAATAGTTACCCTTTCGGGTGTTTATTTATCGTTGGAAAAGTTTTCGTTATTGCCATCAGAAAAAAAATCGCATGACTTAAATGAAGAACTTTTAGTAGGAACACCTAAAATAAAGATTGAGGATTTTAGCCTTTTTAAAACTCTTACTTTAAATGATATTCAGCGTGTTGAATTTCCTTTTTCTGATGCTATTGAAGATTATTTTGTTTTAAAACTTAATGATAAAGAGTTGCTTGTAAATCAGTATAACGGAACCATAATAAGTGAAAAAAAACAAAACTTGGTAGCTTTAGCTTCAAGTTGGAGTGTGCTATTACATACTGGGCAAGGATCTATAATGTGGTCTGTTATTTTGCTATTAACCTGTATTGCTATTTTGTTTTTTATGTTTTCGGGGTTTACTATGACACTAAACCGCAGAAAAAATAGTATCAAAATTAAGAACAAATTTAGCAAAGACACTGCTGAGTATATTATTTTAGTTGGTTCGGAGACAGGAAGCACTTATGGTTTTGCAAAAGCTTTGTATAAAGCTCTAATTGCAGAAGGTAAATCGGTATTTGTTTCAGAATTAAATACGTATTCCAGTTATAAAAAAGCAAAACATTTGGTGGTATTTACATCTACTTATGGGGATGGAGAGTCTCCCACAAATGCAAAGAATTTTGAAAAATTGGTTGGCCATGTTTATCAGAACAACACTCTTAAGTACTCTGTTGTTGGTTTTGGTTCTTTAGCTTATAAAGGCTTTTGTAAGTATGCTATTGTGGTAGATTCTTTATTGCAACTACACCAAAAGTTTATTCCGAATTTATCGCTTCATAAAATTAATAATCAATCTTTTGAAGCTTTTAAGAACTGGGCATCTTCGTGGAGTAAAGGCAAAGGCTTAAATCTAAAAATTGAAAAACCTGTAAATACACCTCGCCCTAAAAATTCAAAATTATTTAAAGTGGTTAGCAGATCTATGGTTAATTCCGATAACTCTTTTGTGCTTGAATTGAAGCCTGCCCAGAAGTTAAAATTTAACTCTGGAGATTTGCTTAAAGTATATCCAAAAAATGAACAAAGAGAACGTTTATACTCTATTGGTAAAATAAATGAAAATATAGTATTAAGCATAAAAAAACACGAGTTTGGAGTATGCTCAGGTTATTTTAGTAAACTTAAAAAAAACGATATGGTACTAGCAGATATAAAACAAAATAAAGATTTTAATTTTCCTGTAAATGCGAAAGAAGTCGTTATGATTTCTAATGGAACGGGGATTGCACCATTTTTGGGAATGATTAATAATCAAGATTCTAATTCTGTAAAATCACATTTGTTTTGGGGTGGACGGACGAAAGATTCTTATCAAATCTATTCAGAATTAATAGATAAAGCTTTTTATAGCAAAAAACTATCTGGACTTTACATTAGTTTTTCAAAAGAGGAAAGTCAAAAAAAATATGTGCAAAATTCAATAGTAGAAAAAAGTGATTTAATATCTCGTGTATTAAAAAATGATGGCGTTATTATGATTTGTGGCTCGATAGCTATGCAAAATGATGTTCTGGAAACATTAGAAAGTATCTCTGAATCTAAATTGAATAGGCCTTTAAATCTAAATCAGATTAAAACAGATTGTTATTAA
- a CDS encoding DUF6686 family protein, translating to MCNSIRTIAKVTNGELSICEQCNVYHVEFNNIYFEFTPNEFDHFKDYLLNIELDYWEERYSCAKVKRKIPIPSMQKNLVLMFNRQEIKELKLLFCGEECSFENVLHANDIDYKLILN from the coding sequence ATGTGCAATAGTATAAGAACAATAGCAAAAGTAACTAATGGAGAACTTTCAATATGTGAACAATGTAATGTCTATCATGTTGAGTTTAATAATATTTATTTTGAATTTACTCCAAATGAGTTTGATCATTTTAAAGACTATCTTTTAAACATCGAGTTAGATTATTGGGAAGAAAGATATTCTTGCGCAAAAGTTAAAAGAAAAATCCCTATTCCGTCAATGCAAAAAAACCTGGTTTTAATGTTCAATAGACAAGAAATAAAAGAATTGAAATTACTTTTTTGTGGAGAAGAATGTAGTTTTGAAAATGTGTTACATGCTAACGATATAGATTATAAATTGATTTTAAACTAA